From Cellulomonas chengniuliangii, the proteins below share one genomic window:
- a CDS encoding acetate kinase, translating into MNPHHGLGDQPGQQADIATHGTVLVINSGSSSVKYQLVDPIGGDAIASGIVERIGAQDALLTHKHNGVSTKLTEPITDHGQALRRVLELFAEHGPDLAEADVVAVGHRVVQGGDVFAGPALIDDAVVAGIEALSPLAPLHNPANARGIEVARELLPDVPQVAVFDSSFFRTLPDAAATYAIPQDVASTYSIRRYGAHGTSHQYVSREVARIVDRPLEDINQIVLHLGNGASASAVQGGVAVETSMGLTPLEGLVMGTRSGDIDPSVVFHLHRNAGMSIDEIDDLLNRRSGVKGLSGESDFRTLHEMIEAGDEDAKLALDVYIHRLRKYIGAYTAVLGHVDVLSFTAGIGENDDIVRARALTGLEGLGYTIDLERNAGRKSDVTVISPDGAPTLVLVVPTAEELAIARLTVSTIAAAAATA; encoded by the coding sequence GTGAACCCGCACCACGGACTCGGCGACCAGCCGGGCCAGCAGGCCGACATCGCCACCCATGGCACCGTGCTCGTCATCAACTCGGGCTCGTCGTCGGTGAAGTACCAGCTCGTCGACCCCATCGGTGGGGACGCGATCGCGTCCGGCATCGTCGAGCGGATCGGCGCGCAGGACGCACTGCTCACGCACAAGCACAACGGCGTCTCCACGAAGCTCACGGAGCCGATCACAGACCACGGGCAGGCGCTGCGCCGCGTGCTCGAGCTGTTCGCGGAGCACGGCCCGGACCTGGCCGAGGCGGATGTCGTCGCGGTGGGCCACCGGGTGGTGCAGGGCGGGGACGTGTTCGCCGGCCCCGCGCTGATCGACGACGCCGTGGTGGCGGGCATCGAGGCGCTGTCGCCGCTGGCCCCGCTCCACAACCCGGCCAACGCCCGCGGCATCGAGGTCGCCCGCGAGCTGCTCCCGGACGTGCCGCAGGTCGCGGTGTTCGACTCGTCGTTCTTCCGCACCCTGCCGGACGCCGCCGCGACGTACGCGATCCCGCAGGACGTCGCCTCGACGTACTCGATCCGCCGGTACGGCGCGCACGGCACCTCGCACCAGTACGTCTCGCGCGAGGTCGCCCGCATCGTCGACCGCCCGCTCGAGGACATCAACCAGATCGTGCTGCACCTGGGCAACGGCGCCTCCGCGTCGGCCGTCCAGGGTGGTGTCGCGGTCGAGACGTCGATGGGCCTGACGCCCCTCGAGGGCCTGGTCATGGGCACCCGCTCGGGCGACATCGACCCGAGCGTCGTCTTCCACCTGCACCGCAACGCGGGCATGTCGATCGACGAGATCGACGACCTGCTGAACCGCAGGTCGGGCGTCAAGGGCCTGTCCGGCGAGAGCGACTTCCGCACCCTGCACGAGATGATCGAGGCGGGCGACGAGGACGCGAAGCTGGCCCTGGACGTCTACATCCACCGCCTGCGCAAGTACATCGGCGCGTACACGGCCGTGCTCGGCCACGTCGACGTCCTGTCCTTCACCGCCGGCATCGGCGAGAACGACGACATCGTGCGGGCACGCGCCCTGACCGGGCTCGAGGGCCTCGGCTACACGATCGACCTGGAGCGCAACGCGGGCCGCAAGTCCGACGTCACGGTCATCTCCCCGGACGGCGCCCCGACGCTCGTCCTGGTGGTGCCCACGGCCGAGGAGCTGGCCATCGCGCGGCTGACCGTCTCGACGATCGCCGCGGCGGCCGCGACCGCCTGA